A window of Metabacillus sp. B2-18 contains these coding sequences:
- a CDS encoding GlsB/YeaQ/YmgE family stress response membrane protein, which yields MGFIWALIIGGVIGWLAGLIAGRDLPGGIFGNIIAGFIGAWLGSLLFGQWGPEMGGFYIVPALIGSIILVFVVSFVMRKMRGGHRTAS from the coding sequence ATGGGTTTTATTTGGGCTTTAATTATAGGCGGAGTTATCGGCTGGTTAGCTGGATTAATTGCAGGACGTGATCTTCCAGGAGGAATCTTTGGTAACATTATCGCAGGATTTATTGGAGCTTGGTTAGGCTCTCTTCTATTTGGTCAGTGGGGGCCAGAAATGGGTGGATTCTATATTGTCCCAGCTTTAATTGGTTCGATTATTCTTGTGTTCGTTGTAAGCTTTGTAATGAGAAAAATGCGAGGCGGACACCGAACAGCTTCATAA
- a CDS encoding STAS domain-containing protein — protein sequence MHRNEELYHYLVKNSWQMSEDWYNMVDDNDPNSVYSTEDQAIIQTLKEQNQDYLIHLHRLFIEEEGKFVSEFRAWSEELAQDQKHLDTPVHYVVREFLRTQDVYLKYIKSFYKENIDTVSVDQLFSWLDVVKKVINLSVYIYIDAAHKNTMKQIAAQKEMINELSSPVILLQNKTALLPLIGDIDTARAKLILENTLTQCANLEVEHLCIDLSGVAIIDTMVAHEIFHLIKALKLLGVRSTLSGIRPEIAQTAIQLGLDFEEINTTASLANALGQI from the coding sequence ATGCATAGAAATGAAGAATTATATCACTACCTAGTTAAGAACTCATGGCAAATGTCAGAAGACTGGTATAATATGGTTGACGACAATGACCCAAACTCAGTCTATTCAACGGAAGATCAAGCAATCATTCAAACATTAAAAGAACAAAATCAGGATTACCTTATCCACCTACATAGACTTTTCATAGAAGAAGAAGGAAAGTTTGTAAGTGAATTTAGAGCATGGTCAGAGGAACTAGCCCAGGATCAAAAGCATTTAGACACACCTGTTCATTATGTTGTAAGGGAATTTTTAAGAACACAGGATGTTTATCTTAAATATATCAAAAGCTTTTATAAAGAGAATATTGATACAGTTTCTGTTGATCAATTATTTTCATGGTTAGATGTAGTTAAAAAAGTCATCAATCTATCCGTTTATATTTACATTGATGCAGCCCATAAGAACACAATGAAACAAATTGCGGCACAAAAGGAAATGATTAATGAATTAAGTTCACCAGTCATTCTTCTGCAAAATAAAACAGCCCTTCTTCCACTTATTGGTGATATTGATACAGCCAGAGCAAAATTAATTTTAGAAAACACATTAACACAATGTGCAAATCTTGAAGTAGAACATTTATGTATTGACCTGTCTGGTGTTGCCATCATTGATACAATGGTTGCTCATGAAATTTTCCACTTAATCAAGGCATTAAAGCTTTTAGGTGTTAGATCAACATTATCAGGTATTCGCCCTGAAATTGCTCAAACAGCCATACAACTTGGCCTTGATTTTGAAGAAATTAACACAACCGCCTCATTAGCAAATGCATTAGGACAAATTTAA
- a CDS encoding response regulator transcription factor, with protein MIKVVFVDDHEMVRIGVSSYLSAQPDIEVIGEADNGKKGVELCLDLRPDVILMDLVMKEMDGIEATKRIVDAWPEAKIIIVTSFLDDEKVYPALEAGATSYLLKTSKASEIANAVRATFHGQSILEPEVTGKMMMKMRQRETTHLHDQLTSREMEILLLMAQGKTNQEIADELFIALKTAKTHVSNILSKLDVQDRTQAVIYAFKHSLVK; from the coding sequence ATGATTAAAGTAGTATTTGTTGATGATCATGAAATGGTACGAATCGGTGTTTCATCCTATTTATCTGCCCAGCCTGACATTGAGGTAATTGGTGAAGCAGATAACGGAAAAAAAGGTGTAGAGCTATGTCTTGACCTTCGCCCGGATGTCATTTTAATGGATTTGGTTATGAAGGAAATGGACGGAATTGAGGCAACAAAGAGAATCGTCGATGCCTGGCCTGAGGCTAAAATTATCATTGTGACAAGCTTCCTAGATGATGAGAAGGTATATCCGGCACTGGAAGCGGGGGCAACAAGCTATTTGCTAAAAACGTCAAAAGCAAGTGAGATCGCCAATGCTGTCCGCGCCACGTTTCACGGTCAATCGATTTTAGAGCCTGAGGTCACAGGTAAAATGATGATGAAGATGAGACAACGAGAAACAACACACCTCCATGATCAACTCACTTCAAGGGAAATGGAAATTTTATTGCTGATGGCACAAGGAAAAACCAATCAAGAAATTGCAGATGAATTGTTTATTGCCTTAAAAACAGCCAAAACCCATGTTAGCAACATCTTAAGTAAGCTGGATGTTCAAGATCGAACACAGGCTGTTATTTATGCCTTTAAGCATTCACTTGTAAAATAA
- a CDS encoding sensor histidine kinase, with the protein MNMIQRQVLLGAFFSLILFILLSLMFFMAFPLHKWSELWNQKIMDLPFIYIVPSISIVAGVLFGLFSGLYWKKQLSTIEQTIQELDKGRTISTEQPCLPEVQDIQKKVEKIQKQIQEQTKLSQKLATEKAEDQEKRIQELVSQERNRLARELHDSVSQQLFAASMMMSAITESREEWDDGESKQLRLIEATIHQSQLEMRALLLHLRPAALKGKSLQEGIQELLVELMQKVTMNIKWKVEPIPLDKGVEDHLFRILQESVSNTLRHAKATSLDVLLIERDSFVIMRVTDDGIGFELEEGKTGSYGLQNMHERAVEIGGSMKIVSLKNKGTRLEVKVPVLAGESENND; encoded by the coding sequence ATGAATATGATACAGCGGCAAGTTTTGTTAGGTGCATTTTTTTCACTTATTCTATTCATTCTTCTTTCCCTCATGTTTTTTATGGCATTTCCCCTTCATAAATGGAGTGAACTATGGAATCAAAAAATCATGGATTTACCTTTTATTTATATTGTGCCAAGCATAAGTATAGTAGCAGGTGTACTCTTTGGTTTGTTTTCCGGTCTTTATTGGAAAAAACAGCTCAGTACAATTGAACAAACAATTCAGGAGCTTGATAAGGGACGGACGATCTCTACTGAACAACCTTGTTTGCCAGAAGTACAAGATATTCAAAAGAAGGTTGAAAAGATTCAGAAGCAAATTCAGGAACAAACAAAGCTCTCGCAAAAGCTAGCAACAGAAAAAGCAGAAGACCAAGAAAAGAGAATACAAGAATTAGTTTCACAGGAAAGAAATCGATTGGCTCGTGAGCTTCATGATTCTGTCAGTCAACAGCTTTTTGCAGCATCAATGATGATGTCAGCTATTACCGAGAGTAGAGAAGAATGGGATGATGGTGAGTCGAAACAGTTAAGGCTAATTGAGGCAACGATTCACCAATCACAGCTTGAAATGAGAGCGTTGCTATTACATTTACGACCAGCGGCATTAAAAGGTAAATCCCTTCAAGAAGGAATTCAAGAGCTTTTGGTAGAACTAATGCAAAAGGTGACAATGAATATAAAATGGAAAGTAGAACCGATCCCATTAGACAAAGGTGTAGAGGACCATTTATTTCGTATTCTTCAAGAGTCTGTTTCCAATACACTTCGTCATGCAAAGGCAACAAGTTTGGACGTGTTGTTGATAGAACGCGATTCCTTTGTGATCATGCGTGTGACAGATGATGGCATTGGGTTTGAGCTTGAAGAAGGTAAAACAGGTTCATACGGTTTACAAAACATGCATGAGCGTGCTGTTGAAATAGGTGGTTCAATGAAAATTGTCAGCCTGAAAAATAAAGGGACACGGTTAGAGGTTAAGGTTCCTGTCCTAGCAGGAGAGAGTGAAAACAATGATTAA
- the liaF gene encoding cell wall-active antibiotics response protein LiaF — MLRNMNSDYVNWIILIGILLLLLEILFFNGGLIVTFLLSIGCIFLGRRWRPRFIGKSLYWIGWIWLVITVLNMMTFRYFICVLLIYAVVQFFQTQKEPKRIKPSVKEPSGESEKNEPANEPVTHQKKIFENKFFTNQKSPDIAYEWNDINIQVGVGNTVIDLSDTVLPNEEAIISIRSLVGNVQILVPYEVEVHINHSVMIGDVSVFQDFKQKVVNETLVYETPQYRQGEQRVKLITSAISGKLEVKRI; from the coding sequence GTGTTAAGAAATATGAATTCTGATTATGTAAATTGGATTATTCTAATAGGAATTCTCCTCCTTCTTTTAGAAATATTATTTTTTAATGGTGGTTTAATCGTTACATTTTTGTTATCAATTGGATGCATTTTTTTAGGGCGTCGATGGCGACCGCGGTTTATAGGCAAGAGCCTCTATTGGATTGGTTGGATTTGGCTTGTTATTACCGTGCTGAATATGATGACATTTCGTTATTTTATTTGTGTGCTGCTCATTTATGCTGTTGTTCAATTTTTCCAAACACAGAAGGAGCCTAAACGAATAAAACCAAGTGTGAAGGAGCCTTCGGGCGAATCAGAAAAAAATGAACCGGCAAACGAACCAGTGACCCATCAGAAAAAAATCTTTGAAAATAAGTTCTTTACGAATCAAAAATCACCGGATATTGCATATGAATGGAATGATATCAATATTCAGGTGGGTGTTGGGAACACAGTCATTGATTTAAGTGATACGGTCTTACCAAATGAGGAAGCGATTATTTCGATACGCAGTTTAGTAGGAAATGTTCAAATTCTTGTTCCATATGAAGTGGAGGTTCATATTAACCATTCTGTTATGATTGGTGATGTGAGTGTTTTTCAAGATTTTAAGCAAAAGGTTGTGAATGAAACTCTTGTTTATGAAACACCGCAGTACAGACAAGGTGAACAAAGGGTGAAATTGATCACTTCAGCTATTTCAGGAAAGCTTGAGGTGAAAAGAATATGA
- a CDS encoding PspA/IM30 family protein: MANIFTRLADTISADLHEALDQKEQKNPISILNHYLRQCEQETEKVRKLVERQYLLKEEFNREYNEATHLAEKRKHQAEIASKAGEAELYEFALKEYAHYEERRERLDASRKQTAQQLEELEQKYEEMKHKLKDMQIKRMELMGRENVARAHHRISKVSDSGSFSTKAFARFEEMESYLDRLEQQVTKAYHRNTIDARIAQLEKQLKTEQTNTIS, encoded by the coding sequence ATGGCAAATATTTTCACAAGATTAGCGGATACAATTTCAGCAGATTTACATGAGGCATTAGATCAAAAGGAACAAAAAAATCCAATCTCAATTTTAAACCACTACTTAAGACAATGTGAGCAGGAAACAGAAAAGGTTCGTAAGTTAGTTGAACGTCAGTATTTGTTAAAAGAAGAGTTTAACCGCGAGTACAATGAAGCAACACATCTAGCAGAAAAACGTAAGCATCAAGCTGAAATTGCCTCAAAGGCTGGAGAGGCTGAACTTTATGAATTTGCTTTAAAAGAGTATGCTCATTATGAAGAAAGAAGAGAGCGTTTAGATGCATCTCGTAAGCAAACAGCACAGCAGCTTGAAGAGCTTGAGCAAAAGTATGAGGAAATGAAACATAAATTAAAAGATATGCAGATTAAACGTATGGAGTTAATGGGAAGAGAAAATGTTGCCCGTGCTCACCACCGTATTAGCAAAGTATCTGATTCTGGCAGTTTTTCAACAAAAGCATTTGCAAGATTTGAAGAAATGGAAAGCTATCTAGATCGCCTCGAGCAGCAGGTAACAAAAGCTTATCACCGCAATACAATTGATGCTCGTATTGCACAATTAGAAAAACAATTAAAAACTGAACAAACAAATACAATCTCGTAA
- a CDS encoding lmo0954 family membrane protein: MKKFGLLLLGGVAVAILLSNLAPMIALGLSLLILYYSYKGFIKTESKFNKVVLAIVGVIALFASASNLPAILGFVAAYVIYVVYKNWNKSSEKSIKEDSDPFTNFEKEWNDLKGNY; the protein is encoded by the coding sequence ATGAAAAAGTTTGGGCTTTTACTTTTAGGTGGGGTGGCTGTGGCAATACTGCTATCAAATTTAGCACCTATGATTGCTTTAGGGTTAAGTCTGCTAATTCTGTACTACTCGTACAAAGGCTTTATCAAGACGGAATCTAAATTTAACAAAGTGGTGTTAGCGATTGTTGGTGTGATTGCGTTATTCGCTTCAGCATCAAACCTGCCAGCGATTTTAGGATTTGTTGCTGCATATGTGATTTACGTTGTTTATAAAAACTGGAACAAATCATCTGAAAAATCCATTAAAGAAGATTCAGATCCATTTACAAATTTTGAAAAAGAATGGAACGATTTAAAAGGTAACTATTAA
- a CDS encoding FAD-dependent oxidoreductase, with the protein MTEEFPQGKMPYEPEPFWRESAQLKSFPPLKIDTEVDVAIVGGGITGITTAYLLSKQGLKVAILEASEILNGTTGHTTAKVTAQHGLIYDELIQHMGEENAKLYYQANIDALEFVRQTTNELGIDCDLTEEDAYIYAISDHYEKKINKELEAYQRLGIHSEYVKNIPFPIDIKGSIVMKSQGQYHPLKFLTVLVDEIVKSGGEIYEQTTAIDIDETTSKPTIITRENRRVACKYAIACSHFPFFDGKGFYFSRLHAERSYILGVRAKMDFPGGMYYSADSPTRSLRYTPMNGEKLILVSGDGHKTGQGMSTYKHYKALEEFSEEVLGIEEIKYRWSAQDLYTLDKVPYVGSITSSKPNILVATGYRKWGMTNGIAAAKILTDLVLERENPYQDLYSPSRFYADPSIKKFLKQNLDVAGHLIEGKIDIADKSIQDIGNDEGSVVVVNGKRAGCYKDNEGNVNLVDTTCTHMGCEVEWNSGDRTWDCPCHGSRFSVTGDVVEGPAKKPLKKVDM; encoded by the coding sequence ATGACAGAAGAATTCCCACAAGGAAAGATGCCTTATGAACCTGAGCCATTTTGGAGAGAATCAGCTCAACTAAAATCGTTTCCTCCTTTAAAAATTGATACAGAAGTTGATGTAGCAATCGTTGGAGGCGGGATTACCGGGATTACAACTGCTTACTTATTATCAAAGCAAGGATTGAAAGTAGCTATTTTAGAAGCTAGTGAAATTCTAAATGGAACAACCGGTCATACTACGGCAAAAGTAACAGCTCAGCACGGCCTCATATATGATGAACTGATTCAGCATATGGGTGAAGAAAATGCTAAGCTGTATTACCAAGCCAATATAGATGCCCTTGAATTTGTTCGACAAACAACAAATGAACTTGGGATTGATTGTGATTTAACTGAAGAAGATGCCTATATCTATGCGATAAGTGACCATTATGAAAAGAAAATAAACAAAGAACTTGAAGCCTATCAAAGACTTGGTATACATAGTGAGTATGTTAAAAACATTCCTTTTCCAATCGATATCAAAGGCTCTATTGTGATGAAATCTCAGGGACAATATCATCCTTTGAAATTTTTAACAGTACTTGTTGATGAAATCGTGAAATCAGGTGGAGAAATCTACGAACAAACAACTGCAATCGATATTGACGAAACAACATCTAAACCAACCATTATTACAAGGGAAAATCGCCGTGTTGCCTGCAAATATGCCATTGCCTGCTCACACTTTCCATTTTTTGATGGAAAAGGATTTTACTTTTCACGTCTACATGCAGAGCGTTCTTACATTCTTGGAGTTCGTGCGAAAATGGATTTCCCTGGTGGAATGTACTACAGCGCCGATTCTCCAACAAGATCATTGCGCTATACACCGATGAATGGTGAAAAACTTATATTAGTTAGTGGTGATGGTCATAAAACTGGGCAAGGCATGTCAACCTACAAGCACTATAAAGCTCTTGAGGAATTCAGTGAAGAAGTGCTTGGGATTGAAGAAATTAAATATCGCTGGTCTGCCCAAGATTTATATACTCTAGATAAAGTTCCATACGTCGGATCGATTACATCCAGCAAACCAAATATCTTAGTGGCAACTGGTTACCGAAAATGGGGAATGACAAACGGAATTGCAGCAGCAAAGATTCTTACTGATCTTGTTTTAGAAAGAGAAAATCCGTATCAAGATTTATATAGCCCATCCCGTTTTTACGCTGATCCTAGTATTAAGAAATTTCTCAAGCAAAACCTTGATGTTGCAGGTCATTTAATTGAAGGAAAAATCGATATTGCCGACAAAAGCATTCAAGATATCGGAAACGATGAAGGCTCTGTTGTTGTTGTGAACGGCAAACGAGCTGGCTGCTATAAAGATAACGAAGGAAATGTGAATCTTGTTGATACAACCTGTACGCATATGGGCTGTGAAGTAGAATGGAACAGCGGTGACCGTACTTGGGACTGCCCTTGTCATGGTTCGAGATTTTCGGTTACTGGTGATGTTGTTGAGGGACCAGCGAAGAAGCCGTTGAAGAAGGTTGATATGTAG
- a CDS encoding fatty acid desaturase family protein, which yields MDKLHSFAWYAARIAPKLPKKAFKPVPGRLWGGLAYLLIVIAGFLTIGLFQLHPFLYLGIALVLGASFAAMGFLGHEILHGTVVRKPWLRDLLGAIAFWPLSTGPKLWRKWHNLTHHVHTQHEEHDPDSWPTLERLSKTKFLRWIYRLPHGVRAFASFASLTVMFSLHSAKMFVAYIKEFKPKQKRSVWMQLILPWVFWFSLLFIMGPVKWFFAFLLPLLIANAIVMGYISTNHRLNPITEVNDPLANSLTVTVPKWVDVLHFNFSYHTEHHLFPGMSSKYYPLVKEHIKTMWPDRYHEMPFGKALVALWKTPRVYFEGNQLIDPKQGHVYATLGHGLDISNITYRKLSAKDPVVRIMKKKKVELGRVMKGDKRV from the coding sequence ATGGATAAGCTACATTCTTTTGCATGGTATGCAGCACGTATTGCACCAAAATTACCGAAAAAGGCCTTTAAGCCTGTGCCTGGACGCCTTTGGGGAGGTCTAGCATATTTATTAATTGTTATAGCGGGCTTTCTCACAATTGGCTTATTTCAATTACACCCGTTTCTCTATTTGGGGATTGCCCTTGTGCTTGGAGCAAGCTTTGCCGCAATGGGGTTTCTTGGACATGAAATTCTCCATGGAACTGTAGTAAGAAAGCCTTGGCTTCGTGACTTACTGGGGGCAATTGCCTTTTGGCCGCTAAGCACTGGACCAAAACTGTGGAGAAAGTGGCATAACCTAACACACCATGTTCATACCCAACATGAAGAACATGACCCTGATTCTTGGCCAACACTAGAGCGTTTATCAAAAACAAAATTTTTACGTTGGATATACCGCCTGCCACATGGTGTACGGGCTTTTGCCAGTTTTGCATCTTTAACGGTTATGTTTTCCCTTCATTCTGCAAAAATGTTTGTTGCCTACATAAAGGAATTTAAACCAAAGCAAAAGCGCTCCGTATGGATGCAGCTTATATTGCCATGGGTTTTCTGGTTTTCATTACTTTTTATTATGGGACCAGTTAAGTGGTTTTTTGCGTTTTTGTTGCCGTTACTAATTGCAAATGCCATTGTTATGGGCTATATCTCAACAAATCACCGTTTAAATCCAATAACAGAGGTAAACGATCCATTAGCAAATAGCTTAACAGTAACTGTCCCTAAATGGGTCGATGTGCTACATTTTAATTTTTCTTACCATACAGAGCATCATCTTTTTCCAGGCATGAGCTCTAAATATTATCCATTAGTAAAGGAACATATCAAAACTATGTGGCCTGACCGCTATCATGAAATGCCTTTTGGAAAAGCTTTAGTAGCTCTGTGGAAAACGCCACGAGTTTACTTTGAAGGCAATCAACTAATCGACCCAAAACAAGGTCATGTTTATGCAACACTGGGACATGGACTAGACATCTCAAACATCACCTATCGAAAGCTAAGTGCAAAGGATCCAGTTGTGAGGATTATGAAGAAAAAGAAAGTGGAATTGGGTAGAGTGATGAAGGGGGATAAGAGGGTTTGA
- the cobA gene encoding uroporphyrinogen-III C-methyltransferase — protein sequence MSIGKVYLVGAGPGDQELITVKGMEAIKKADVILYDRLVNPRLLEYAPPTCELIYCGKLPTRHFMRQHEINATLVEKALAGFTVVRLKGGDPSVFGRVGEEAQALAEQNVPYEIVPGITSGIAAPLYAGIPVTHRDYAGSFAVVTAHDKSKEGKPNIDWEGLARGVQTIAFYMGISNLEHICENLVLHGKSPDTPVIIIRWGTWSRQQSVVGTLSTIVEKVREENIQNPAITLVGDIVETRDKVKWFENQPLFGQQILYVRGSAGEESNAQHLRNQGADVIECPKWTVKENEVEIELLEKLSSYKAILFLSSQAVTAFFNQLKRHRVDIRQISAELCCQNETALKELELMGLYPSLEMADQENLLIVGPEITAKRKLNLDLTYKKYDYLSIYQSYIDRRYDSIIKRSVEDADLTSIVFTSGDAVETWINGEFHENMFSQEDEQSLEIICENDEALDAVLSHELPAKLNMELSLI from the coding sequence ATGAGCATTGGAAAGGTGTATCTAGTCGGAGCGGGTCCTGGAGATCAGGAATTAATCACTGTAAAAGGAATGGAAGCGATCAAGAAGGCAGATGTTATTCTTTATGATCGACTTGTAAATCCAAGGCTGCTTGAATATGCACCACCTACCTGTGAACTAATCTATTGTGGGAAACTGCCTACTCGTCATTTTATGAGACAACACGAAATCAATGCAACTTTAGTGGAAAAAGCATTAGCTGGCTTTACTGTTGTTCGATTAAAAGGTGGAGACCCGAGTGTTTTTGGCAGAGTAGGTGAGGAGGCTCAAGCTTTGGCAGAGCAAAATGTGCCATATGAAATCGTTCCCGGCATTACTTCTGGTATTGCTGCTCCTCTATATGCTGGTATTCCGGTAACACATCGAGATTATGCAGGATCATTCGCTGTTGTTACTGCCCATGATAAATCAAAAGAAGGTAAACCAAATATTGACTGGGAAGGCTTAGCAAGAGGTGTTCAAACAATTGCCTTTTATATGGGTATTTCAAACCTGGAGCATATTTGCGAAAACCTTGTGCTTCACGGTAAATCACCTGATACACCAGTTATCATTATTAGGTGGGGAACATGGAGCAGACAGCAAAGTGTAGTAGGCACTCTTTCTACTATTGTTGAAAAAGTTAGAGAAGAAAACATTCAAAACCCAGCCATTACATTAGTTGGCGATATTGTAGAAACAAGAGATAAAGTTAAATGGTTTGAAAATCAGCCTTTATTTGGTCAACAAATTTTATATGTTCGAGGAAGTGCCGGAGAAGAAAGTAATGCTCAGCACTTAAGAAATCAGGGTGCAGATGTAATTGAATGTCCTAAATGGACGGTAAAGGAAAACGAAGTAGAGATTGAATTATTGGAGAAACTATCCTCATATAAGGCGATATTATTTTTATCTTCCCAAGCGGTTACTGCCTTTTTCAATCAGTTGAAAAGGCATAGAGTTGATATCCGCCAGATTTCAGCAGAACTTTGTTGTCAAAATGAAACAGCTTTAAAAGAGTTAGAATTAATGGGATTATACCCTAGCTTGGAGATGGCTGATCAAGAAAATCTTCTGATTGTTGGCCCTGAAATAACTGCTAAGAGAAAGCTGAATTTAGATTTAACCTATAAAAAATATGACTATCTAAGTATTTATCAATCCTATATTGATCGAAGATACGATTCAATTATAAAACGATCTGTTGAAGATGCTGACCTTACATCGATTGTGTTTACTTCAGGAGATGCGGTTGAAACATGGATAAATGGAGAATTTCATGAAAACATGTTCTCTCAAGAAGATGAACAATCCTTAGAAATTATTTGTGAAAATGATGAAGCATTAGACGCAGTCTTGTCTCATGAACTTCCAGCAAAATTAAATATGGAGTTATCTCTAATCTAA
- the nirD gene encoding nitrite reductase small subunit NirD, which yields MDMKELTKTKVYVGAFLELPERVGKTVKLEEDKEVAVFKLSNGKIKAIENKCPHKGGVLSEGIVSGEHVFCPMHDWKICLEDGVVQEPDFGCVKTYETIIDDGEVFLLV from the coding sequence ATGGACATGAAAGAACTAACCAAAACGAAGGTGTATGTAGGAGCATTTCTGGAACTACCAGAGCGAGTTGGTAAAACGGTCAAATTGGAGGAAGATAAAGAGGTTGCTGTTTTTAAGCTATCGAATGGAAAAATAAAGGCAATAGAAAATAAATGCCCACACAAAGGCGGCGTGTTAAGTGAAGGAATTGTCAGCGGAGAGCACGTATTTTGTCCAATGCATGACTGGAAAATTTGTCTTGAAGATGGTGTTGTGCAAGAACCAGATTTTGGTTGTGTGAAAACTTATGAAACAATCATTGATGATGGAGAAGTTTTTCTGTTAGTTTAA